From Ictidomys tridecemlineatus isolate mIctTri1 chromosome 2, mIctTri1.hap1, whole genome shotgun sequence, the proteins below share one genomic window:
- the LOC101974384 gene encoding GTPase IMAP family member 5, with amino-acid sequence MGADGLLIGVGISYILTFRDVFLPEALPLRILLVGRTGSGKSATGNSILCRPAFESRLAAQPVTKACQGERGTWNGRDILVVDTPSIFEAKAHSQEMYKDIADCYLLSAPGPHVLLLVTQLGRFTAQDAVAVRRVKEVFGTQAMRHTIVLFTHREDLGDESLDHYVVNTDNLGLRRLLAECGRRYCAFNNRAAGEQQRAQLAELMAVVEQLERERCYQGDHLFLPAPRLQPGGGAGGPEAYAHYLAEVRAQVDRQKQALRKEERNRQVMATRRAEKCTFFEICAIIIWCSLILTVIALIIYYQV; translated from the exons ATGGGAGCAGATGGCCTCCTAATTGGCGTAGG tATTTCTTACATATTAACTTTTCGTGATGTCTTCCTCCCAGAAGCACTGCCGCTGAGGATCCTCCTGGTGGGCAGAACAGGCAGCGGGAAAAGTGCCACAGGAAACAGCATCCTCTGCCGGCCAGCCTTTGAGTCCAGGCTGGCCGCCCAGCCGGTGACCAAGGCCTGCCAGGGGGAGAGGGGCACGTGGAATGGGAGGGACATCCTGGTGGTCGACACGCCCTCCATCTTCGAGGCAAAGGCCCACTCCCAGGAGATGTACAAGGACATCGCGGACTGCTACCTGCTGTCTGCCCCAGGGCCCCACGTGCTGCTCCTGGTCACCCAGCTGGGGCGCTTCACGGCCCAGGACGCGGTGGCAGTGAGGAGGGTGAAGGAGGTGTTTGGGACCCAGGCCATGAGGCACACGATCGTGCTCTTCACCCACCGGGAAGACTTGGGCGACGAGTCCCTGGACCATTACGTGGTCAACACGGACAACCTGGGCCTGCGCCGGCTGCTGGCCGAGTGCGGCCGGAGGTACTGCGCCTTCAACAACCGCGCGGCGGGCGAGCAGCAGCGCGCGCAGCTGGCGGAGCTCATGGCGGTGGTGGAGCAGCTGGAGCGCGAGCGCTGCTACCAGGGCGACCACCTCTTCCTCCCCGCGCCGCGGCTGCAGCCAGGCGGGGGCGCCGGCGGCCCGGAAGCCTATGCGCACTACCTGGCCGAGGTGAGGGCGCAGGTGGACAGGCAGAAGCAGGCGCTGCGGAAGGAGGAGAGGAACCGCCAGGTCATGGCGACCCGCAGAGCCGAAAAGTGCactttttttgaaatttgtgCCATTATTATCTGGTGCAGCTTAATTCTTACTGTTATTGCGCTGATCATATATTATCAGGTCTGA